Part of the Musa acuminata AAA Group cultivar baxijiao chromosome BXJ2-7, Cavendish_Baxijiao_AAA, whole genome shotgun sequence genome is shown below.
AGGCCACTTGCTCACGAAGCCCCCACCCCCAGACTCGTACGTCTTGGAAACCCATAGTTTCTTTCTGTGAGCAATGTCAGGTTGTGAGATTTCAAGTACATGGTTTCAGTCAGCAAGCCAGCTGGAAAGTTGTACAGAAAAAAAACACTTGATGCAACTTGTCCATTATGATTTGTTGCTTCCTTAAGGTTTTATGCTGTTGCCTTCTGGGTACTGCATTTTGACTGTGTGATTAAAGGAGCAAATgcatgtccagcatacatgcacaaACATtcaccacctctctctctctctctctcgtaatgAGTGGATAACAGTCAGTGTGTCTAACTTGTCTGTTGTTGTGATATTCCTCTACTTTTGACTCTTAACTAGAATTTGACTACGCATGGTTTGTATCTGGACTTTCTCGCTTCGTTCCGACTTCTGATTGCCAATCTTTTTCCTCCTTTTAATTTGAGTTGTCGATTTTCCATGTTAGAAAAATTAATCCTATAATTCTTAATCTGGTCGAGACGCATATGATCCATTGCATGTACTttttagatagatagatagatagatagatagatacaacTGTTGCCAAATTATGTTGTTTATCCCCCTTTTTATCTCTCGAGGGTCCTTTTCGAATCTACTGTTCCTCCTCTCTTAGGCTATACTTTGTTTCATTGACCGCAGCTTTGTCGGTTGTTTAAGAGACCACACAGTGAGGGATGTCATTTGCTTGGCTAGAAGATTAGGTTTTCGCACAGGATAAAGATGGCACTCCCTCCTTGATGTTAACAGCTGCTCTCTGCAGGAACTCTGGATGTTTGTTATTTCCTCACATTCTGGGTTTCCTAGTAGAACAGTGTGTGAAAGCTCACTCGGCTCATCTTTAGAATGCAGCTGAGGAGCACACATTTGATCATGGACACTAAGAAAATTTACATCATTCGATCCTCGTTCCCTACTACTGTGAGATAAGCGTACCCGTTCTAACTTCATCTGTTCTCTCGATGCTTGATATTTAGCATTGCAGACTTCCTGTTCATCGTAGATCTGTAGCAGTAACTTCAACCTTACAACTTGCCTCTATGCAGTGTCATGGATAGTATCTTATAACGATGTGATCGAGTACGTAAGGATGGCACATCGCATTTCTGTCCATGTTTAAATGCTCATTGTGGTGTGTGCTTTGAGTAGGGGAATGATGGAAGAAGACACTCCAACAAGACAGCTATCCCCGTGAAACACGGCGAGATACCAACTGAGGCTTCTGAACACCAAGGAAAGCTCTTCATGGAGGAGCAGGAGATCACAGAGGACCCAGCTTTGCGACTCAAAAGTACCCACCAGTGCAGCACTTCTTCTGAGCTAGCATCCCATTGTTCCCGTGAAGCAACTCGATCAAGATTAACATCACATCTTTCGTCCAGACATGAGAGGCACAGAGCACCAAGAAATTTCAACAGTGAAAAGGATTTCTTTTAATGCCTCGATGTCTAATTTGATGGGGATTTGCGTCGAGGCAGGCAGACAAAAGGCATGACTTTGTTAGGTCATTCACCTACTACGGTCCTATCCATGGCATGTTGGGCAATAATTTCCACGTGTTAGTCCAACATATGCCATCACACTGTTCCTATCCGGATCAAAATAACATTTCAACCATATCAACAGTCGATGCGGCTAGCTGATTTCTCTTTTATTAGCTCAAAAATGGGAGATGTTTGACATTGTTGTGCAAATTGGTTCGGATGATACATAAATGGTTCATAATAGACCATTTGGTCAATTGAGCGGGGATCCGTATGTTCACAAAAAATTATTTGTTTTGGGAGATGAGTGTATCCGATTTTGTCCTTTTGAAACTCATAAACTCTAAAAGACACATTTGAGAATAAGAGAGATTCAACAGtatgataaaaaagaatatgataaATTTCATTTGCATTCAATCTTGATCCTTGATTTTCTGCATATGATATTGGTCGTATGTATTAAACTGGATTCTTTTTATTTTCAACTGATACATGTTACCTAAAATTCAAACTCTACATTCATAATGatttattcattaatttatttttttatttaatttaatcttAGGCCTTAACTTTTTCTTCATGGTCGATGATGAGAAATCCTTAGATTTTTAGGGTATCACATTATCGTTACTATTTATACGATTCAAATTGACATTTTCACTTTCGTTGCATCCTACTTCGCTCTAAGATAGAATaggactccataaatttaaatattacgATTTCAACAAATCACATAACCCCGTTTATCTTTAGTATAGTGTCTGAGAACCTTCATTAAGTTTCTACCATTAATATATAAAACATCAAAAATAAGATGGTCCATCGTAATAGCATAGCCTACATTCTTTAAATTCTTAAATTCACCTAACATTTACCTATCCTATAtccgggctaattacatattaccctttGTAATTAGCTACTTTTAGCACATCGATccctatactttcaaaaattGTATTGTGATCTCTATACTTACAAAAGTAAAATATCGAGATCCCTATAcaagattaaaaatataatttcataagATCAAAAATCAAGAAAGAGATAGGAGTTTTATTGGAgcaacgagattaaatatttcgaAGATGACTAATTACATAGGTAATAATTAACCCCCTATATCCTATTAATTATTTCAACCGAAGTTTCTCTTTATCTGTACCATAATAAATATACTGGTCCCCTAtctattctttattttcttctataaGAACAGATCCACCGATAGTAAAATACCGATACCTTTCATGAAGTAAAATACGCTATATTCCACCAACGTATAGGTAATAATATATCTTTTTCGCACCTCGTATGTGCATGCATTTTCCACTGTGTCCAACCATCACTGCATACAAAGTTTTTTCTCTGGGAGTGTAGAGTGTAGAGACTTCAAATCATCCATATTCCCCTAATATGCAGATGTTCCAGCGAAAGAAACCCTAGTTTAATATCACTCGGAGAAGATAGGACGAGAGATGGATGACGAAGACAAATGCACACAGGTTGGCCACCGGCCGGAGGGCCATCGGTTGTCTTCACACCCATAACCCTCGGGGCTGCATGAGGACAAGACTAATGAAAGCAGCAACTCGGACGGTCGATCCGGCCTCGGACGAGCACATGGCGTGGAGTTAATGGCGTTGATGGCGACGGATCACATGCGTGGAACCGATCCACTCGCACGAGTGCTCCCCCGATCCGATCGGTGGCATTTCGCATCATGGGCCATCCATCCCTGTTTGGACCGCCATGATTGAAATAATtctaacatatacatatatatatatatatagataattcTTTATAATCAAAAGTAATCAGCAAATTAGCAACTCTTCATGGATTTTATAGTTTGTAGCCGAATAATCCAGAATTAGATAAATTACTGCTTAAATAAAGTATTAGGCttttaaatatgatatttgtatAGGAATGAATATCCAAATTTGCACGAAATGAGAATTTACGAtactcttaaatatttttaacaatTTAAGAATTAAATCCCATGCTGAACACAAAATTTACCTAAAAGTTTaaaggataataaaaaaaaatcacatgtcATGATTTCGAAATGCAGCCAAAAAACAAAAATATGTCGAAATTTAGATCAAAACTATCAAGAAAGGGTAGAGTTAAAACCCTTTTTTTAACTCTTATACTTGGTGATTATATGTCTTACTTTTGTGTAATTTATAATTAATGCTTGGGTATTTTATGGTAAATATTTTCCAAAATATTGTGTAATATTTTGACTTccacattttatttttcaatgtTCTAAAGCACTCAAAAATTCTAAATAAGATTTTAACAAATCAAATTTAGTCCTAAATTCCTTTTAatgattaaatataattttgagTTAATCGAATGGAATAGATCATGCTATCATATGATAAATTCATCGTATAATAaagatataaattaatttaattaataaaaatcttcataattcatcataaaatcttaaaaatcatTCAATCCgatcatttttaattttattatgctttcaatttatatgaaaagGAACAAACGAAACAAATTAGTCTAAATTTGATATAATCGGATCATTTCCTCCATAAATTGTGTTCCTAAATAGGCCTAAAATTGATCAAATTAGCCAaaggagaatatatatatatatatatatatatatatatatatatatatatatatatatatatatatatatatatatatatatatatatatataaaatttctttGGGTTCGTTTCGGCTTCCATTCGAGACGTACACAGCCGCCTTCTCTCTCTATATCTCAACCAACCCACACGGTCGAAGTCACTGCAatcccacttcttcttcttcttcctcttcctcgtctcCCCACCCAACAGTAGAAGGGTTCTTCGTTCTCTTTATCAGTGTTGctcgaggagggaggagggaggagggaggagggaggggaaTGGAGAAGAAGCATGGTGTGCTTTCGGCGCGGGGGAGGTCCAGATCGGAAAGCCCCCGGCGGATGGCGGAGCTCTTCCTCTTGCCACGGCGGTGGAAGCGGCTCGGGCGTGCTGCTGATCCCGTGGCCCCGAGGTCTGGGAGCCTGGCGCCGTTGATGGAGGGTCCGGACCCCGGGGAGGCGGATGCCGCGCGGAAGGACCGGGGGTGGGGGCAGTGGGTGAGGGGCCAGCTGTCGCGGGCGCCGTCCATCTCCGCTGCAACTGCCGCCTTCCGACGGACTGACCTCCGGCTGCTGCTCGGAGTCATGGCCGCGCCTCTCGCCCCCGTCCACGTCTGCTCCACCGAGCCGCTTCCGCACCTTAGCATCAAGGATACACCCATCGTGAgcactcttcttctcctcctctgttcTTTACATAGCCTTCTACACGTGAACACAGCATATTACGTAGCGGTAATGGTAATTGTATTTGATGAAGCGCCTCATCACTCTTCCCGTCATGTATCCATCTTCGTTCCGTTTATGGCTTCGTGATCGAGAGCATCtctaaaaactaaaaaaaagatCATGTCTTTTGCTTTCGATTGTGACCAACTCTCTATGTCGATTTGTTGCGGCAGGAGACTTCGTCGGCGCAGTACATACTGCAGCAGTACATCGCCGCATCAGGAGGTTTGACGTTGTTGGGCTCCATCAGGAACGCGTACGCGATGGGGAAGGTGAAGATGGTAGCGACCGAGTTTGAGACGGCGACCAGGGTCATCAAGTACAGAAATGCAACCAGGGATGCCGAGGCCGGTGGCTTCGTGCTCTGGCAGATGGCGCCTGACATGTGGTACATTGAGCTCGCTGTCGGTGGCAGTAAGGTCCATGCCGGTTGCAATGGCGAACTAGTTTGGCGCCACGCACCATGGCTCGGCGCCCATGCTGCCAAGGGCCCTGTCCGACCCCTTCGCAGGGCTCTGCAGGTATAGAGCCAATCGATAGAGCATCATACCCTGTTTCATGTTTATACTGTATTAGTTGCTTGATGGTTCGGTGTTTGCCGTATGCAGGGGCTCGATCCATTGACCACAGCGAGCATGTTTACCAACGCACGGtgcatcggggagaagaaggtcGACGGGGAAGATTGCTTCATCCTCAAGCTCTGTGCAGACCCGCAGACGCTCAAGGCAAACAGCGAAACACCTGCGGAGGTCATTAGGCACGTCTTATTTGGTTACTTTAGCCAGAGAAGTGGGCTTCTCGTCCACCTCGAGGATTCGCATCTAACTCGAATCCAGTCCGGTGCTGGTGGTGATGCGGTCTACTGGGAAACCTCCATCGACTCCTCCATCGATGATTACCGCCCGGTCGAGGGTACGATGATTGCTCACTCCGGCCATTCGGTCGTCACTCTTTTCCGGTTTGGGGAAGCAGCCCTGAGCCACAAGAAAAccaggatggaggaggcttggaccaTAGAGGAGGTGGCTTTCAATGTCCCCGGACTCTCCATGGATTGTTTCATCCCTCCGTCTGATTTGAAGCGTGGGTCCATCAGCGAAGCCTTGGAGCTACCTCAAGGAGAGAGGGGGAAGAACGCCGTGGCCGGCGGTCTTCACGCTAAGGTCGCAGCTCTGAATAAGTCacacgacgacgacgacgtcaTGTGGAGGTGGAAGTCTGATGCTAATACCATATAAGATTTGAagtgaattgaattgaattgtcGATACCGACGAATTCCCACTGACCGACTGACCACGAAAGATTGGTCTGTAGAAGCTAATTATTCAGGGATTACCTGTAAATAGAGTCATAATGGTTCGGTGGTCTTTTAATTTAGCAGCATTTATAGAAGAGTGCTCCATGAACAGTGCAGTTCCACCTCCTTGCCTCGATGACTGGTTTGGTCTGGCTCACCAGCTCCGATGGGATGGGGGACAGAGGGCTTCTTCCGCCTCCTTGTTTTAGCATGGTGCTGCTGCTTCCATTCTTGAAAGGAGCTGATTGTTATGGTGTCTGCAACAACTCGTGTATCAATCAGCATGTCATGTGTGCTTTTTCTTGTTTATTGGTGTGGAAACCATTCGGGTTGT
Proteins encoded:
- the LOC135616478 gene encoding uncharacterized protein LOC135616478; translated protein: MEKKHGVLSARGRSRSESPRRMAELFLLPRRWKRLGRAADPVAPRSGSLAPLMEGPDPGEADAARKDRGWGQWVRGQLSRAPSISAATAAFRRTDLRLLLGVMAAPLAPVHVCSTEPLPHLSIKDTPIETSSAQYILQQYIAASGGLTLLGSIRNAYAMGKVKMVATEFETATRVIKYRNATRDAEAGGFVLWQMAPDMWYIELAVGGSKVHAGCNGELVWRHAPWLGAHAAKGPVRPLRRALQGLDPLTTASMFTNARCIGEKKVDGEDCFILKLCADPQTLKANSETPAEVIRHVLFGYFSQRSGLLVHLEDSHLTRIQSGAGGDAVYWETSIDSSIDDYRPVEGTMIAHSGHSVVTLFRFGEAALSHKKTRMEEAWTIEEVAFNVPGLSMDCFIPPSDLKRGSISEALELPQGERGKNAVAGGLHAKVAALNKSHDDDDVMWRWKSDANTI